In the genome of Candoia aspera isolate rCanAsp1 chromosome 1, rCanAsp1.hap2, whole genome shotgun sequence, one region contains:
- the AKAP5 gene encoding A-kinase anchor protein 5, with the protein MQAQNMEHLAKGIQMESEQQLEAPNTTDPIIAHESPAKKASVFCFKKRKKSCEKVAEKDENHEANSLSLRSTNQPSNMGHNETEVSDPFWTSGGAWLAFKRLVTLRRRSKATLKKQTQVYSCVQLDVDIGDSGRSRFPKEHTSSGFKIPCLQLSRSKKRTSHSEMIEQPDCKKKGSDTASILNSKNNGEPEIVAMEVPLNTRPSPSRGLQERESGSGAVKNMENVALSSRENEFPVEVRPDPNCYIDCRVQSEIIHSETALVTEEEKQIFQLHHGTLYGNLEELENQKFSFNVEISPLIPQDLPESEQQPIEREGTKNAFAKEAKSQPFGMDIDVGAKSEDAAAKEGHSIEVMLHCSPSVVEDEPSDMPVCPDEEDRSEENQLAMPGAGIVIMITEAEDYQDNEEESAPICETFAFPQAIKQKGKKKTSRSHASSAGCNYTKEDKTCFKVPSSYGTNSQEHRTSEQYEVLLVETAASLVKTAIQSSVEQLVNEMALEQNNQNSVL; encoded by the coding sequence ATGCAAGCCCAAAATATGGAGCATTTAGCAAAAGGAATTCAGATGGAGAGTGAGCAACAATTGGAAGCTCCAAATACAACTGATCCAATTATTGCCCATGAGAGCCCAGCCAAAAAAGCTTCTGTCTTTtgctttaagaaaaggaaaaagtccTGTGAGAAGGTAGCAGAGAAGGATGAGAACCATGAAGCCAATTCACTTAGCTTAAGGTCTACTAACCAGCCTTCAAACATGGGGCACAATGAAACAGAGGTATCAGATCCATTCTGGACTTCAGGAGGGGCCTGGTTGGCTTTCAAACGACTTGTGACATTAAGAAGAAGATCCAAAGCCACTTTGAAGAAACAAACACAGGTTTATTCTTGTGTACAGCTAGATGTGGACATAGGAGATTCTGGCAGGTCACGATTTCCTAAGGAGCATACCAGTTCCGGTTTTAAAATTCCCTGCTTACAACTCTCTCGAAGCAAAAAAAGGACCAGCCATTCTGAAATGATAGAACAGCCAGAttgcaagaaaaaaggaagtgatacGGCAAGCATCCTGAATAGCAAAAATAACGGGGAGCCAGAGATTGTGGCTATGGAAGTTCCACTTAATACAAGACCATCTCCCAGCAGAGGCCTtcaggagagagagagtggcAGTGGagctgtgaaaaatatggaaaatgtgGCACTCTCCAGTAGAGAGAATGAGTTTCCAGTGGAAGTAAGACCTGATCCCAACTGTTATATTGACTGTAGAGTTCAGTCAGAAATAATCCATTCTGAAACTGCACTTGTAACTGAAGAAGAGAAGCAAATATTTCAGTTACATCATGGGACCCTCTATGGAAACCTTGAAGAGTTGGAAAATCAGAAGTTCAGTTTTAATGTTGAGATCAGTCCTCTCATTCCTCAGGACCTGCCTGAAAGTGAACAACAACCCATAGAAAGAGAGGGAACCAAGAATGCTTTTGCCAAAGAGGCCAAGTCACAGCCATTTGGGATGGACATTGATGTTGGGGCCAAAAGTGAGGATGCTGCTGCTAAGGAAGGTCATTCCATTGAAGTGATGCTGCATTGCAGCCCATCTGTAGTGGAAGATGAGCCTTCAGACATGCCAGTCTGTCCCGATGAAGAAGACAGAAGTGAAGAAAATCAGCTCGCCATGCCTGGGGCCGGCATTGTAATCATGATCACTGAAGCTGAAGACTATCAGGATAATGAAGAAGAATCAGCTCCTATCTGTGAAACTTTTGCATTTCCCCAAGCCATCaagcagaaagggaagaaaaaaactagCAGAAGCCATGCTTCTAGTGCAGGTTGTAACTACACAAAGGAAGATAAAACATGCTTCAAGGTCCCATCATCCTATGGCACCAACAGCCAGGAACACCGGACTTCAGAGCAATATGAAGTGCTGCTGGTCGAAACAGCTGCCTCACTTGTGAAGACAGCCATTCAGTCATCTGTTGAGCAGCTTGTCAATGAAATGGCTTTGGAACAAAATAACCAAAACAGCGTTCTATGA